ACTTGGCCTGAAGACCCTCTGTATTACACTCCAGGCCTGTCCAAATGCTTCTGGGGCAATGCAGCAGAGGTCCAGGCCTCAGAGTACATGCTGTCAGGTCCCAGTTCTGCCACGCTTAGCAAATTAACTTTTCAGCTGGCTTCCTATCTACAAAATAGCTATTCTTGGGCAGTACTGACTTTCGTGTTAGTATGATCGATAAAAGGCAGGCTCTCTGGTGCTGGTGCTAATTATGCACCTAGACCATCCCTTTCCTCAGGAGGCCAATCCAATTAATCTTGAACCCTTCTTGACACAACTGACTGCCTTTGATTCCCAATTATTAGTAGGGCTTAATATAGTTTCAGGGTCACCATCCTAGATCCCACTCTAGTACCACTAATAAGGAATCtcggagggggccagccccatggccgagtggttaagttcacgtgctccgctttggcggcccagggttttgctggttcggatcctgggcgcggacatggcactgctcatcaagccatgctgaggcagcgtcccacatagcacaactagaaagacccacaactaaaaaatatacaactatgtatgggggtgctttggggagaaaaaggaaaaataaaatctttaaaaagaaaaaaagaaatctcggAGATGGAGATTTGACACAGCTaagttcaaaatataattttacagtCTGAAATTATGAATTGGATCCAAGCACATAAAGTCAACATCAATGATCTGTCACTTTATCAAGTCTTGAGAATCCAAACAGCTATAAAGCATCATTGAGTTAAAAAGCCATCAGAAAGACAGTTTTAGAAAGATAAGGGGATATAGGAAATTTCAAATATGTCTGAGAAAACTCCCCCCTTGGGCACTGTGAGACGGCCCTCCTAGGTAAGGGTATGGATGAGCCTCCCGCCCCTCTTCTTAAATTAGATTGAGGTTCGGCAAGTTCCCTGAAagtattaataaaaatgtttccttacCTCAAACCCCAAACACAGCCCCCCCAAGTGAGAatcttgactttaaaaataaatgattgaccTAATTAGAAGTTTACCACGAAAATTAGACCAGtgtaaataacaaacatttattggtgTCACTTACGGTAGAAAAAAGTTCCTACACCAGATGCACATGACCCAATTGTTAAATAGAACATCTTCAAGGTGAACACACGCCCTAACCACATTTTTACCCACTTTTTAAGATAGCCAATTCCTCTTCTCCCCCCAACCCCGAGACATGTGAGCAACTGCTAATGAAAAGCAGTAAACAGCCACTTGGGCTATAGCATTTTCAACTCCACTCCAAGGTGAAGATTCCAATTACATTCGAGCCTTAAGTTCTCTCAATTTTCTCCTAACGAAAGTTCCTGAGTCCAGTATTTACAATATTACAGCACTAGCAGAACAGTGCCTACAACTCATCTTTGTCTGCTGCTTCCTCATCACCAGTTGGAGGAGGGCCTGCACTTCCATAGAGTTTGCTGATAATTGGCTGAACAATTTCTTCTAGTTCCTTCTTTTTAGCTTTGAAATCTTCAATGTCAGCATCCTGGTGACTTTCCAGCCATTCAATCTTTTCCTCTACGGCTTTTTCCATGGTCTCCTTATCTTCAGAGGAAAGTTTCCCTCCTAGCTTTTCTTTATCTCCAATCTGATTCTTTAGAGAGTAGGCATAGCTTTCTAGTTCGTTTCTAGTGTCAATGCGCTCTTTGAGCTTCTTGTCCTCCTCGGCAAACTTCTCAGCATCATTAACCATCCTTTCAATTTCTTCAGGTGTCAGGCGATTTTGGTCATTGGTAATTGTGATCTTATTTTTGTTGCCTGTACCTTTGTCTTCAGCTGTCACTCGAAGAATGCCATTCACATCTATCTCAAAGGTGACTTCAATCTGTGGGACCCCACGGGGAGCAGGAGGAATTCCAGTCAGATCAAAAGTTCCCAAAAGGTGATTGTCTTTCGTCAAGGGTCGTTCACCTAAAGTTACACAAAGAAAACCTTGTTAGTTGTTACTGACAAACATTAGTACATCTGAATCCCCACACTCTGTTAGAGCTGATAGTGGCAAAGGCACTTTTATCAGGCTAGAAGTGGGTCAGTAAATTGGTCTATAAGGAGCAACAAATTGGACTAACAGTGAGTTAAGTTACTAGCAACTCTTAATTGAATTTCATCTCCTTCCCAGCATTAAGAacccttttcttgttcttctattCTAGGAGCCAGCACGGAAGTTATTTTTAATGGGAACAGAGGGCTAGATAGCTAGATAAGAGGTGGATTTTAGTGCTGACTCTACCAAACCCAACACTTGTCAAATTAGGCACCCCCATATGAAAACAGCAGCTATTTCTTTCCCTAGTCATTTCAATAGAGCATATTAAGCAAGAAGTCATGCTCTTCAAAAACACACCGTGGTATTAACAAAAGTAAGCAATTACCTTCATAGACCTTGATTGTAACAGTTGGTTGATTATCAGAAGCTGTAGAAAAGATCTGAGACTTCTTGGTGGGCACCACAGTGTTCCTTGGAATCAGTTTGGTCATGACACCTCCCACGGTTTCAATACCAAGTGTCAGGGGACATACATCAAGTAGAACCAGATCACCTGCAAAGGCAAGTTAATCAAGGTAAGCTCTAATTCAAGACTGATAGGAGCACTACCAAGCAGTCTCCCCAAGAACAGTATAACTTGATCTTCTCCATCGTGCCACTTGGCAGGTTCTATGTAAAATCATTTTAGAAGCATTTTAGAAGTATTTAGAAGGCCAACTAAATCTAGTTGGCCAAGGCTCTTGAGACTGCACCAGGTCTTGTCCTCACAATAccctttactagctgtgtgaccttactGCTCATACTCTATTGCCTTTTAAAGCAACAGCTAATTACATTCTTCCCATCAAACTACTGAAGTTCTGTGGAAGATGACATTGACCTACCTGTGTCTTGATCACCAGAGAGGACACCAGCCTGGACAGCAGCACCATACGCTACAGCCTCATCTGGGTTTATGCCACGGGATGGCTCCTTGCCATTGAAGAACTCTTTCACTAGTTGCTGAATCTTTGGGATTCGGGTGGAGCCACCAACAAGAACAATTTCATCAATATCAGACTTCTTCAAGTCAGAATCTTCCAGCACCTTCTGGACAGGTTTCATGGTAGAACGGAACAGGTCCTAGAATAAGAGACATAATTACGCTGATGATGCCTGATATACCAGATATTGCCTGGTATCTAAATGCATTTTCCCAAACTCAAGAGTTTAACTAGATGTCATTAGCAAAGCAAAAAACAACATACCATGTTTAGCTCTTCAAATTTGGCCCGAGTCAGGGTCTCAGAGAAGTCTTCTCCTTCATAGAAGGATTCAATTTCAATTCTTGCTTGATGTTGAGAAGACAGGGCCCGTTTGGCCTTTTCTACCTCACGCCGGAGTTTCTGCACAGCTCTGTTGTCTTTCcgaacatctttgccagtcttctttttgtaGAGCTTGATGAAGTGTTCCATGACACGCTGGTCGAAGTCTTCTCCCCCCAGATGAGTATCTCCATTAGTGGCCACAACTTCGAAGACACCATTATCAATGGTGAGAAGAGACACATCGAAGGTTCCACCACCCAGGTCAAACACCAGGATgttcttctccccttccctcttaTCCAGGCCATAAGCAATAGCAGCTGCTGTACTGttaggagaatgagaaagaagaagaaaaaaagtttagtTAAGTTTACATTCCCATTTGGCTAACATGCCATAATTTTGAATGTAACACTTACGGCTCATTGATGATCCTCATAACATTCAATCCAGCAATAGTTCCAGCATCTTTGGTTGCCTGGCGTTGGGCATCATTGAAATAGGCTGGTACAGTAACAACTGCATGGGTAACCTAAAAGAACAAAAggtaattaaatgtattttatcacaTGGTTTAACCCTTAAGTTACAGTCAAACCATCACTTTAGTTTCTAAACCAGTTTATTTGTAAGATGGGTaggatatatataattttatacccATGGATTTGTAAGCATTCAGTGATGACAGATGAAAAGTCCCTAATATTTTGTTTGGCCTACAGTAAAGCAGGCAAGTAATTAAAACTGATATACGTGGATGT
Above is a genomic segment from Equus przewalskii isolate Varuska chromosome 26, EquPr2, whole genome shotgun sequence containing:
- the HSPA5 gene encoding endoplasmic reticulum chaperone BiP, whose protein sequence is MKLSLVAAVLLLLGAARAEEEDKKEDVGTVVGIDLGTTYSCVGVFKNGRVEIIANDQGNRITPSYVAFTPEGERLIGDAAKNQLTSNPENTVFDAKRLIGRTWNDPSVQQDIKFLPFKVVEKKTKPYIQVDIGGGQTKTFAPEEISAMVLTKMKETAEAYLGKKVTHAVVTVPAYFNDAQRQATKDAGTIAGLNVMRIINEPTAAAIAYGLDKREGEKNILVFDLGGGTFDVSLLTIDNGVFEVVATNGDTHLGGEDFDQRVMEHFIKLYKKKTGKDVRKDNRAVQKLRREVEKAKRALSSQHQARIEIESFYEGEDFSETLTRAKFEELNMDLFRSTMKPVQKVLEDSDLKKSDIDEIVLVGGSTRIPKIQQLVKEFFNGKEPSRGINPDEAVAYGAAVQAGVLSGDQDTGDLVLLDVCPLTLGIETVGGVMTKLIPRNTVVPTKKSQIFSTASDNQPTVTIKVYEGERPLTKDNHLLGTFDLTGIPPAPRGVPQIEVTFEIDVNGILRVTAEDKGTGNKNKITITNDQNRLTPEEIERMVNDAEKFAEEDKKLKERIDTRNELESYAYSLKNQIGDKEKLGGKLSSEDKETMEKAVEEKIEWLESHQDADIEDFKAKKKELEEIVQPIISKLYGSAGPPPTGDEEAADKDEL